A region from the Drosophila takahashii strain IR98-3 E-12201 chromosome 2L, DtakHiC1v2, whole genome shotgun sequence genome encodes:
- the LOC108061262 gene encoding uncharacterized protein, which produces MKTMHLVTPHGTALKLGKESEAEFDFMGEEQDYTTWPLAVKLSRTSELLIDYKMFMAARRIQSHWRGYRVQKLLHQRWLGAVTIQRWWRGFRIRRTLWEKLEQRLQDTILEHFHVAATRIQALFRGWRDRRSIHDVRNLCRMQTSAAEDLINCVIVQLHQIKQTKSLPGLFSLRNSVCLPRVEKLLTTMLFKYYNGRVVSMVANRMSQKDAHRKDFETATFHTQFPYDGPNFNELCHGREEDQVAVKEFTSDLRFCGIVTKYQESQRDEYLREAHRRFDSRKRQEQLEHIKAGEIDSKRKFCAEVIQRMRKWNIWNGSKMDIKKNMFQSPENVQLFFKRVKHLMSDYSDITAEDLGDIECFEEQI; this is translated from the exons ATGAAGACAATGCATTTGGTTACCCCTCATGGAACTGCCCTTAAATTGGGAAAGGAATCGGAAGCAGAATTCGA cTTCATGGGTGAAGAGCAGGACTACACCACCTGGCCCTTGGCGGTGAAATTGTCCAG GACTTCGGAGCTCCTGATCGACTACAAGATGTTCATGGCCGCCCGTCGCATCCAATCCCATTGGCGAGGCTACCGCGTCCAAAAGCTGCTCCATCAGCGCTGGCTGGGGGCAGTTACTATTCAGCGCTGGTGGCGCGGCTTTCGGATTCGGCGAACTCTGTGGGAAAAGTTGGAGCAGCGGCTGCAGGACACGATCCTAGAGCATTTCCATGTCGCGGCCACTCGCATTCAGGCCCTGTTTCGTGGATGGCGGGACAGGAGGTCCATCCACGATGTGCGAAACCTGTGCCGCATGCAAACCTCCGCCGCCGAGGATCTCATCAACTGCGTAATCGTCCAGCTGCATCAAATTAAGCAAACCAAATCCCTGCCAGGACTCTTCTCGTTGCGAAACTCTGT CTGCCTTCCAAGAGTTGAGAAACTATTGACCACGAtgctgtttaaatattacaacgGACGGGTGGTATCAATGGTGGCTAACAGGATGTCCCAAAAGGATGCCCACCGAAAGGACTTTGAAACCGCTACATTCCATACGCAGTTCCCCTATGACGGACCCAACTTCAACGAGCTATGTCATGGTAGAGAAGAAGACCAAGTGGCTGTCAAGGAATTTACCAGTGATCTGCGCTTCTGTGGAATAGTCACGAAATATCAGGAATCTCAGCGGGATGAGTATTTAAGAGAAGCCCATCGGCGCTTTGATTCGC GCAAACGTCAAGAGCAGTTGGAACACATAAAAGCAGGGGAAATAGATTCGAAACGTAAATTCTGTGCAGAAGTTATACAGCGCATGCGTAAATGGAACATCTGGAATGGTTCCaaaatggatataaaaaagaatatgtttCAAAGTCCAGAAAATGTGCAGCTATTTTTTAAGCGAGTGAAGCATCTGATGAGTGATTACAGTGATATAACCGCCGAGGACCTGGGTGATATTGAAtgttttgaagaacaaatttaa
- the Tep1 gene encoding CD109 antigen isoform X2, whose amino-acid sequence MKLKIKSIYSVVAPRTIRSLNPFDVSVTVHNAPGPSQISVSLSGPSFSRRKDVNVQPMSSQTVKFDIPKLTNGDYRLNVEGTGGIVFQNSTKLDFAEDKNMIYIQSDKATYKPGDLVQYRVLFLNKHTQPAVIEKPITIEIYDGEKNLIKRWKEVKPTQGIYSGQLQLSDRPVLGNWTLTVSVKDEAKETKVLVVDKYVLPKFEVTIKAPKDLVATAGSVLATIRARYTFRKPVKGSLVVSIEGSKTEKNLPIDGEVNVELPIPDSTKKYLKIIAIVKEELTDLKHNGTAYVNLHEHRYKLEDLQWPTHYRPGVSYNFSVVVRTLNGSRVDDASKKVSFNVLCCQLARTFPAALQNSVATKEIMPPDSSCKSCLVTATFESAASIEQYIYKLDQAAVKIEVITKKPKLRELLYINVTSTSYLPYFMFTIVARGNIVANYFVPMAARETRKAIQFKPNFKMVPQATIYVHYIVNGVLMSDEKTIDIERDFGNTIEITAPSEAKPSQEVSLKVKTDPHSYVGLLAVDQSVLLLRSGNDFSRDQILNNLAKYSNDLVTLTNANLYIDLGGCYTNPAQNSCTGSFASRTTLATVGSGTNSAPTDNKASTSPESSPPAIRKVFPETWLFSNITEVDANGEYILRKTIPDTMTSWVITGFAMNPNSGLAMTRGPTKVTVFQPFFVTTNLPYSVKRGEVIAIPVVVFNYFKVAVRATVSMDNSEGHYEFVEATSANATKDVIGVQRRKLLMLPAGTGRSISFMIRPKKVGVISLRISAISPIAGDAIHQHLRVEADGVTKYVNKAVLVNAQNRHRRSLGSPEKELIVEQVTSAIEGSEFVEVQVGGCIQAPQLEHLDQMVRLPYGCGEQNMFHFVPSILALTYLKATNRIEPEISSKGKKYAESGYQRELTYKRDDGSFSAWGKNDPSGSTWLTAYVIRSFHQAAEHIDIDHNVLKAGLDFLKSRQKASGEFPELGRVIHNSHGSPLALTSFVLLTFFENEEYKNQYKCVIDKAVAFVASKVDQSNEPYDLAIAALALSMAKHSKDQTALDKLKRMAKQSNGLKWWSRSDNCASNDVEITSYVLLALLNQYNTDDPTPIVNWLISKRNSNGGFVSSQDTVVGTMALTKFAVIANEPIPEMNILVGYENGQKDILVTPQNGMHMQTHVLPNNIDRVTFTAEGQGRAQVQLMYRYNVATREPSPSFKVTTNAKKSEKHRLNLDICGEYTPIATADKGKPTNMALMEVQLPSGYVSDSESFAGIEAVPDVKKVETKNDDTEVHIYFEKLSPGDRKCFTLKAIFTHAVANLKPSWVRLYDYYATERSATEFFHVDSSLCDICVGNECGSGC is encoded by the exons ATGAAgctaaaaatcaaaag TATCTACTCCGTTGTGGCACCCCGGACCATTCGATCCCTCAACCCATTCGACGTGTCCGTTACCGTGCACAATGCACCTGGACCCAGCCAAATCTCGGTCAGCCTGTCGGGGCCCTCGTTCAGTAGGCGAAAGGACGTTAATGTTCAACCCATGTCCTCGCAGACCGTTAAGTTCGATATTCCGAAACTGACCAATGGTGATTACCGACTGAATGTGGAGGGCACTGGAGGCATTGTGTTCCAGAACTCCACCAAGCTAGACTTTGCCGAAGACAAGAACATGATCTACATCCAGTCGGACAAGGCCACCTATAAGCCCGGCGATTTGGTGCAGTACAGAGTGCTCTTCCTGAACAAGCACACCCAGCCGGCCGTCATCGAGAAGCCCATTACCATTGAGATCTACGACGGGGAGAAGAATCTGATCAAGCGGTGGAAGGAGGTCAAGCCGACGCAGGGCATTTACTCCGGGCAGCTGCAGCTGTCCGATCGCCCGGTCCTGGGCAACTGGACCCTCACAGTCTCGGTGAAGGACGAGGCCAAGGAGACCAAGGTGCTGGTGGTGGACAAGTATGTGCTGCCAAAGTTCGAGGTGACCATTAAGGCACCCAAGGATCTGGTCGCTACTGCTGGGAGCGTTCTAGCGACTATCCGGGCCAGATACACCTTTAGAAAGCCCGTCAAGGGCAGCCTCGTCGTTTCGATTGAGGGCAGTAAGACCGAGAAAAACCTGCCCATCGATGGAGAGGTGAATGTGGAGCTTCCGATTCCGGACTCCACCAAgaagtatttgaaaataattgcCATCGTTAAGGAGGAACTAACGGATCTCAAGCACAACGGCACGGCCTATGTTAACCTTCACGAGCATCGCTACAAGTTGGAGGATCTCCAATGGCCAACGCATTACAGGCCGGGAGTATCGTACAACTTCAGTGTTGTGGTCCGAACCTTAAACGGTTCCCGTGTAGACGACGCTTCAAAGAAGGTTTCCTTTAACGTGCTGTGCTGTCAGCTTGCCAGGACGTTCCCAGCTGCCCTTCAAAATAGCGTCGCCACAAAGGAAATAATGCCACCCGATTCTTCGTGCAAAAGTTGTCTTGTGACAGCCACATTCGAAAGTGCAGCCAGCATTGAACAATACATCTATAAGCTCGACCAGGCGGCAGTCAAGATCGAGGTTATTaccaaaaa ACCCAAACTAAGGGAGTTGCTATACATCAATGTCACATCCACTTCGTATCTTCCGTACTTCATGTTTACGATAGTGGCTCGGGGTAATATCGTCGCCAATTATTTTGTGCCAATGGCAGCAAGGGAAACCAGAAAGGCTATTCAATTCAAACCCAACTTTAAAATGGTGCCCCAAGCCACGATATATGTCCATTATATTGTTAACGGAGTTTTGATGTCCGACGAGAAGACTATCGACATCGAGAGGGACTTTGGGAACACG ATTGAAATCACGGCACCCAGTGAAGCAAAGCCCAGCCAAGAGGTGAGCCTTAAGGTGAAAACCGATCCCCATTCCTACGTCGGACTCCTGGCAGTGGACCAGAGTGTTCTTCTTCTGAGATCTGGAAACGATTTCAGCCGGGACCAAATATTGAACAACCTCGCCAAGTACTCCAATGACTTGGTGACCCTAACTAATGCCAATCTATACATCGATTTGG GTGGTTGTTATACTAATCCCG cACAAAATAGTTGTACTGGTTCTTTTGCTAGTCGAACCACTTTGGCTACCGTTGGGTCCG GAACGAACTCAGCTCCGACCGACAATAAAGCATCAACCAGTCCGGAAAGTTCACCTCCCGCGATTCGAAAAGTATTCCCTGAAACCTGGTTGTTCTCAAATATAACCGA GGTGGACGCTAATGGAGAATACATCCTGAGAAAGACAATACCCGACACGATGACCTCCTGGGTTATCACCGGCTTCGCCATGAATCCCAATTCCGGCCTTGCAATGACCCGGGGTCCAACTAAAGTAACTGTGTTCCAACCCTTCTTCGTGACCACCAATCTGCCGTACTCCGTGAAGCGGGGTGAAGTGATTGCCATACCCGTGGTGGTGTTCAACTACTTTAAAGTGGCGGTCCGGGCGACTGTATCGATGGATAACTCTGAAGGTCACTACGAGTTTGTCGAGGCCACCAGTGCAAATGCGACCAAGGATGTAATTGGGGTGCAGAGGAGAAAGCTACTAATGCTACCAGCCGGCACCGGACGAAGCATTTCGTTCATGATTCGTCCCAAGAAGGTGGGAGTGATTTCCCTGAGGATCAGTGCCATCTCGCCGATCGCCGGCGACGCCATCCATCAACATCTTCGTGTGGAGGCCGATGGCGTGACCAAGTACGTCAACAAAGCCGTACTGGTCAACGCACAGAACAGGCACCGACGAAGCTTGGGTTCGCCGGAAAAAGAACTTATCGTAGAACAAGTTACCAGTGCTATAGAGGGCTCCGAATTCGTGGAAGTCCAGGTGGGTGGCTGCATTCAGGCACCCCAGCTCGAGCACCTGGACCAAATGGTTCGCCTGCCCTACGGCTGCGGCGAGCAGAACATGTTTCACTTTGTGCCGAGCATTCTGGCACTGACCTACCTGAAGGCGACTAACCGCATTGAACCCGAGATATCGAGCAAGGGTAAGAAATATGCGGAGAGTGGATACCAGAGGGAGCTTACCTACAAGCGCGATGACGGGTCCTTCAGCGCCTGGGGCAAAAACGATCCTTCGGGTAGCACTTGGCTCACCGCCTATGTTATTCGATCCTTCCACCAGGCGGCCGAGCACATAGACATCGATCACAATGTGCTGAAAGCTGGACTCGATTTCCTAAAGTCCCGACAGAAGGCCAGCGGCGAGTTCCCGGAACTGGGCAGGGTCATTCACAACAGCCACGGAAGTCCATTGGCCCTGACCTCTTTTGTCCTCCTGACATTCTTCGAGAATGAG GAATACAAGAACCAGTACAAATGTGTGATCGACAAGGCTGTAGCATTTGTGGCCAGTAAGGTGGACCAGTCAAATGAGCCATATGATCTGGCCATTGCCGCTTTGGCCTTGTCGATGGCCAAACACAGCAAGGATCAAACGGCCCTGGACAAATTGAAGCGGATGGCCAAGCAGTCGAATGGCCTCAAGTGGTGGTCCAGGTCAGACAATTGTGCCAGCAACGACGTGGAGATCACCTCGTATGTGCTGCTCGCTCTTTTGAACCAGTATAACACGGATGACCCCACTCCGATTGTCAATTGGCTGATTAGCAAACGCAACAGCAACGGAGGATTCGTATCATCACAGGACACCGTTGTGGGCACCATGGCCCTAACCAAATTCGCAGTCATAGCCAACGAACCGATTCCAGAGATGAACATACTAGTGGGATATGAGAATGGCCAGAAAGATATTCTGGTAACTCCCCAAAATGGTATGCATATGCAGACGCACGTACTGCCGAATAACATTGATAGGGTCACATTCACGGCCGAGGGACAGGGACGTGCCCAAGTCCAGCTGATGTACCGCTACAATGTGGCCACCCGGGAGCCGAGTCCCAGCTTCAAGGTGACCACCAATGCCAAGAAATCGGAGAAACACCGACTGAATCTCGACATTTGCGGCGAATATACTCCCATCGCCACCGCCGACAAGGGAAAGCCCACCAACATGGCGCTAATGGAGGTCCAACTGCCATCCGGCTATGTCAGTGACTCCGAATCCTTCGCCGGCATCGAAGCCGTTCCGGATGTCAAGAAAGTGGAGACCAAGAACGATGACACCGAGGTGCACATCTACTTCGAAAAACTGTCGCCCGGCGACCGCAAATGCTTCACCCTCAAGGCCATATTCACCCATGCAGTGGCCAACCTGAAGCCATCGTGGGTTCGACTCTACGACTACTATGCCACCGAGCGCAGTGCCACCGAGTTCTTCCACGTGGACTCGTCCCTGTGCGACATTTGCGTTGGCAACGAGTGCGGATCTGGGTGCTAA
- the Tep1 gene encoding CD109 antigen isoform X1, whose amino-acid sequence MLWLILSSFILQHVLAINANGIYSVVAPRTIRSLNPFDVSVTVHNAPGPSQISVSLSGPSFSRRKDVNVQPMSSQTVKFDIPKLTNGDYRLNVEGTGGIVFQNSTKLDFAEDKNMIYIQSDKATYKPGDLVQYRVLFLNKHTQPAVIEKPITIEIYDGEKNLIKRWKEVKPTQGIYSGQLQLSDRPVLGNWTLTVSVKDEAKETKVLVVDKYVLPKFEVTIKAPKDLVATAGSVLATIRARYTFRKPVKGSLVVSIEGSKTEKNLPIDGEVNVELPIPDSTKKYLKIIAIVKEELTDLKHNGTAYVNLHEHRYKLEDLQWPTHYRPGVSYNFSVVVRTLNGSRVDDASKKVSFNVLCCQLARTFPAALQNSVATKEIMPPDSSCKSCLVTATFESAASIEQYIYKLDQAAVKIEVITKKPKLRELLYINVTSTSYLPYFMFTIVARGNIVANYFVPMAARETRKAIQFKPNFKMVPQATIYVHYIVNGVLMSDEKTIDIERDFGNTIEITAPSEAKPSQEVSLKVKTDPHSYVGLLAVDQSVLLLRSGNDFSRDQILNNLAKYSNDLVTLTNANLYIDLGGCYTNPAQNSCTGSFASRTTLATVGSGTNSAPTDNKASTSPESSPPAIRKVFPETWLFSNITEVDANGEYILRKTIPDTMTSWVITGFAMNPNSGLAMTRGPTKVTVFQPFFVTTNLPYSVKRGEVIAIPVVVFNYFKVAVRATVSMDNSEGHYEFVEATSANATKDVIGVQRRKLLMLPAGTGRSISFMIRPKKVGVISLRISAISPIAGDAIHQHLRVEADGVTKYVNKAVLVNAQNRHRRSLGSPEKELIVEQVTSAIEGSEFVEVQVGGCIQAPQLEHLDQMVRLPYGCGEQNMFHFVPSILALTYLKATNRIEPEISSKGKKYAESGYQRELTYKRDDGSFSAWGKNDPSGSTWLTAYVIRSFHQAAEHIDIDHNVLKAGLDFLKSRQKASGEFPELGRVIHNSHGSPLALTSFVLLTFFENEEYKNQYKCVIDKAVAFVASKVDQSNEPYDLAIAALALSMAKHSKDQTALDKLKRMAKQSNGLKWWSRSDNCASNDVEITSYVLLALLNQYNTDDPTPIVNWLISKRNSNGGFVSSQDTVVGTMALTKFAVIANEPIPEMNILVGYENGQKDILVTPQNGMHMQTHVLPNNIDRVTFTAEGQGRAQVQLMYRYNVATREPSPSFKVTTNAKKSEKHRLNLDICGEYTPIATADKGKPTNMALMEVQLPSGYVSDSESFAGIEAVPDVKKVETKNDDTEVHIYFEKLSPGDRKCFTLKAIFTHAVANLKPSWVRLYDYYATERSATEFFHVDSSLCDICVGNECGSGC is encoded by the exons ATGTTGTGGTTAATTCTAAgttcatttattttgcaacATGTTTTAGCTATCAACGCCAACGG TATCTACTCCGTTGTGGCACCCCGGACCATTCGATCCCTCAACCCATTCGACGTGTCCGTTACCGTGCACAATGCACCTGGACCCAGCCAAATCTCGGTCAGCCTGTCGGGGCCCTCGTTCAGTAGGCGAAAGGACGTTAATGTTCAACCCATGTCCTCGCAGACCGTTAAGTTCGATATTCCGAAACTGACCAATGGTGATTACCGACTGAATGTGGAGGGCACTGGAGGCATTGTGTTCCAGAACTCCACCAAGCTAGACTTTGCCGAAGACAAGAACATGATCTACATCCAGTCGGACAAGGCCACCTATAAGCCCGGCGATTTGGTGCAGTACAGAGTGCTCTTCCTGAACAAGCACACCCAGCCGGCCGTCATCGAGAAGCCCATTACCATTGAGATCTACGACGGGGAGAAGAATCTGATCAAGCGGTGGAAGGAGGTCAAGCCGACGCAGGGCATTTACTCCGGGCAGCTGCAGCTGTCCGATCGCCCGGTCCTGGGCAACTGGACCCTCACAGTCTCGGTGAAGGACGAGGCCAAGGAGACCAAGGTGCTGGTGGTGGACAAGTATGTGCTGCCAAAGTTCGAGGTGACCATTAAGGCACCCAAGGATCTGGTCGCTACTGCTGGGAGCGTTCTAGCGACTATCCGGGCCAGATACACCTTTAGAAAGCCCGTCAAGGGCAGCCTCGTCGTTTCGATTGAGGGCAGTAAGACCGAGAAAAACCTGCCCATCGATGGAGAGGTGAATGTGGAGCTTCCGATTCCGGACTCCACCAAgaagtatttgaaaataattgcCATCGTTAAGGAGGAACTAACGGATCTCAAGCACAACGGCACGGCCTATGTTAACCTTCACGAGCATCGCTACAAGTTGGAGGATCTCCAATGGCCAACGCATTACAGGCCGGGAGTATCGTACAACTTCAGTGTTGTGGTCCGAACCTTAAACGGTTCCCGTGTAGACGACGCTTCAAAGAAGGTTTCCTTTAACGTGCTGTGCTGTCAGCTTGCCAGGACGTTCCCAGCTGCCCTTCAAAATAGCGTCGCCACAAAGGAAATAATGCCACCCGATTCTTCGTGCAAAAGTTGTCTTGTGACAGCCACATTCGAAAGTGCAGCCAGCATTGAACAATACATCTATAAGCTCGACCAGGCGGCAGTCAAGATCGAGGTTATTaccaaaaa ACCCAAACTAAGGGAGTTGCTATACATCAATGTCACATCCACTTCGTATCTTCCGTACTTCATGTTTACGATAGTGGCTCGGGGTAATATCGTCGCCAATTATTTTGTGCCAATGGCAGCAAGGGAAACCAGAAAGGCTATTCAATTCAAACCCAACTTTAAAATGGTGCCCCAAGCCACGATATATGTCCATTATATTGTTAACGGAGTTTTGATGTCCGACGAGAAGACTATCGACATCGAGAGGGACTTTGGGAACACG ATTGAAATCACGGCACCCAGTGAAGCAAAGCCCAGCCAAGAGGTGAGCCTTAAGGTGAAAACCGATCCCCATTCCTACGTCGGACTCCTGGCAGTGGACCAGAGTGTTCTTCTTCTGAGATCTGGAAACGATTTCAGCCGGGACCAAATATTGAACAACCTCGCCAAGTACTCCAATGACTTGGTGACCCTAACTAATGCCAATCTATACATCGATTTGG GTGGTTGTTATACTAATCCCG cACAAAATAGTTGTACTGGTTCTTTTGCTAGTCGAACCACTTTGGCTACCGTTGGGTCCG GAACGAACTCAGCTCCGACCGACAATAAAGCATCAACCAGTCCGGAAAGTTCACCTCCCGCGATTCGAAAAGTATTCCCTGAAACCTGGTTGTTCTCAAATATAACCGA GGTGGACGCTAATGGAGAATACATCCTGAGAAAGACAATACCCGACACGATGACCTCCTGGGTTATCACCGGCTTCGCCATGAATCCCAATTCCGGCCTTGCAATGACCCGGGGTCCAACTAAAGTAACTGTGTTCCAACCCTTCTTCGTGACCACCAATCTGCCGTACTCCGTGAAGCGGGGTGAAGTGATTGCCATACCCGTGGTGGTGTTCAACTACTTTAAAGTGGCGGTCCGGGCGACTGTATCGATGGATAACTCTGAAGGTCACTACGAGTTTGTCGAGGCCACCAGTGCAAATGCGACCAAGGATGTAATTGGGGTGCAGAGGAGAAAGCTACTAATGCTACCAGCCGGCACCGGACGAAGCATTTCGTTCATGATTCGTCCCAAGAAGGTGGGAGTGATTTCCCTGAGGATCAGTGCCATCTCGCCGATCGCCGGCGACGCCATCCATCAACATCTTCGTGTGGAGGCCGATGGCGTGACCAAGTACGTCAACAAAGCCGTACTGGTCAACGCACAGAACAGGCACCGACGAAGCTTGGGTTCGCCGGAAAAAGAACTTATCGTAGAACAAGTTACCAGTGCTATAGAGGGCTCCGAATTCGTGGAAGTCCAGGTGGGTGGCTGCATTCAGGCACCCCAGCTCGAGCACCTGGACCAAATGGTTCGCCTGCCCTACGGCTGCGGCGAGCAGAACATGTTTCACTTTGTGCCGAGCATTCTGGCACTGACCTACCTGAAGGCGACTAACCGCATTGAACCCGAGATATCGAGCAAGGGTAAGAAATATGCGGAGAGTGGATACCAGAGGGAGCTTACCTACAAGCGCGATGACGGGTCCTTCAGCGCCTGGGGCAAAAACGATCCTTCGGGTAGCACTTGGCTCACCGCCTATGTTATTCGATCCTTCCACCAGGCGGCCGAGCACATAGACATCGATCACAATGTGCTGAAAGCTGGACTCGATTTCCTAAAGTCCCGACAGAAGGCCAGCGGCGAGTTCCCGGAACTGGGCAGGGTCATTCACAACAGCCACGGAAGTCCATTGGCCCTGACCTCTTTTGTCCTCCTGACATTCTTCGAGAATGAG GAATACAAGAACCAGTACAAATGTGTGATCGACAAGGCTGTAGCATTTGTGGCCAGTAAGGTGGACCAGTCAAATGAGCCATATGATCTGGCCATTGCCGCTTTGGCCTTGTCGATGGCCAAACACAGCAAGGATCAAACGGCCCTGGACAAATTGAAGCGGATGGCCAAGCAGTCGAATGGCCTCAAGTGGTGGTCCAGGTCAGACAATTGTGCCAGCAACGACGTGGAGATCACCTCGTATGTGCTGCTCGCTCTTTTGAACCAGTATAACACGGATGACCCCACTCCGATTGTCAATTGGCTGATTAGCAAACGCAACAGCAACGGAGGATTCGTATCATCACAGGACACCGTTGTGGGCACCATGGCCCTAACCAAATTCGCAGTCATAGCCAACGAACCGATTCCAGAGATGAACATACTAGTGGGATATGAGAATGGCCAGAAAGATATTCTGGTAACTCCCCAAAATGGTATGCATATGCAGACGCACGTACTGCCGAATAACATTGATAGGGTCACATTCACGGCCGAGGGACAGGGACGTGCCCAAGTCCAGCTGATGTACCGCTACAATGTGGCCACCCGGGAGCCGAGTCCCAGCTTCAAGGTGACCACCAATGCCAAGAAATCGGAGAAACACCGACTGAATCTCGACATTTGCGGCGAATATACTCCCATCGCCACCGCCGACAAGGGAAAGCCCACCAACATGGCGCTAATGGAGGTCCAACTGCCATCCGGCTATGTCAGTGACTCCGAATCCTTCGCCGGCATCGAAGCCGTTCCGGATGTCAAGAAAGTGGAGACCAAGAACGATGACACCGAGGTGCACATCTACTTCGAAAAACTGTCGCCCGGCGACCGCAAATGCTTCACCCTCAAGGCCATATTCACCCATGCAGTGGCCAACCTGAAGCCATCGTGGGTTCGACTCTACGACTACTATGCCACCGAGCGCAGTGCCACCGAGTTCTTCCACGTGGACTCGTCCCTGTGCGACATTTGCGTTGGCAACGAGTGCGGATCTGGGTGCTAA